The Miscanthus floridulus cultivar M001 chromosome 17, ASM1932011v1, whole genome shotgun sequence genome has a window encoding:
- the LOC136517506 gene encoding wall-associated receptor kinase 3-like, with protein sequence MKNAGGVGVVAFAAAVVATATLLLPFGAAATPGSSSCTRTCGNISIPYPFGVEPGCYHAGGFNLSCRYGEREGSPDLLFLGDGTVQVLEISVPRSTVRINSTGLVLRYDDAGRTTNGTWGSGLPRSGPYFLSESINKLLVLGCNTQVTILGAEENNLVSSCTAFCPSVVSKTGLPVVLPATNGDCTGGINCCEASIVLSYSLYNIEINRLQGGLPFTQSIYIVDHSFNYTLDMVFSPDRSPKGLPATLDWIIVNNSPCPTNVSAPECRSNHSSCQSSHGGYRCQCSDGYQGNPYVSGGCQDIDECESPDIYVCYGDCKNTQGSFVCQCPNGYTGNASMPNGCRDIDECENPEAHSCYGICQNLPGSFGCLCHDGTYGNPFTNGGCITIKKSFTGLSIGLGVGGGTSLLLLALGGPIIMRRIKQRKVKKMKHKFFKENHGLLLQQLISRNTDIGQRMVITLRDLEKATDNFDRARIVGGGGHGDVFKGILDLQVVAIKKSKIVVQREINDFINEVAVLSQVNHRNVVKLLGCCLESKVPLLVYEFISNGTLYNHLHVEGPRSLSWEDRMRIATEVAKALSYLHSSASMPIFHRDVKSSNILLDDALTAKVSDFGASRYIPIDQTGVVTAVQETFGYLDPMYYYTGRLTDKSDVFSFGVVLVELLTRKKPNNYESIDGGSLVSHFVSLLAEGKVDDIIDPQVLEEEKDREVQEVATLASICTKLKGEDRPTMREVEMTLQNFLVKRRQVANTQSSHDADNTMAHYMSTERANNEASRQYTMEEDMLLSASFPR encoded by the exons ATGAAGAACGCCGGGGGAGTGGGAGTCGTAGCATTCGCGGCTGCAGTCGTTGCCACTGCCACGCTGCTGCTGCCGTTCGGCGCCGCGGCGACACCGGGCAGCAGCAGCTGCACCAGGACCTGCGGGAACATCAGCATCCCGTACCCGTTCGGCGTGGAGCCCGGCTGCTACCACGCCGGCGGCTTCAACCTCTCCTGCAGGTACGGGGAGAGGGAGGGCTCACCGGACCTATTATTCCTCGGCGACGGCACCGTGCAAGTGCTCGAGATCTCGGTGCCACGCAGCACGGTGCGGATCAACAGCACCGGCCTGGTGCTCCGGTACGACGACGCCGGACGCACGACGAACGGGACATGGGGGAGCGGCCTCCCAAGGAGCGGGCCCTACTTCCTGTCGGAGTCGATCAACAAGCTGCTGGTGTTAGGATGCAACACGCAGGTCACCATTCTCGGGGCGGAAGAGAACAACCTGGTCAGTTCCTGCACTGCTTTCTGCCCGTCCGTGGTATCCAAAACCGGCCTGCCTGTGGTTTTGCCGGCAACAAATGGTGATTGCACTGGCGGCATAAACTGCTGTGAGGCTAGCATCGTTCTAAGCTACTCTTTATACAACATAGAGATCAACCGGCTTCAAGGAGGATTACCCTTTACTCAGTCTATATACATAGTCGACCATAGTTTCAATTACACACTCGACATGGTTTTCAGTCCAGATCGCAGTCCTAAGGGGCTCCCGGCCACCCTAGACTGGATAATTGTTAACAACTCGCCGTGTCCAACAAATGTGTCCGCCCCCGAATGTCGCAGCAACCACAGCAGCTGCCAAAGCTCCCATGGTGGGTATCGGTGTCAATGCTCAGATGGTTATCAAGGCAATCCTTATGTTTCAGGTGGATGCCAAG ATATCGATGAATGCGAATCTCCAGACATTTACGTTTGCTATGGTGATTGCAAGAACACACAAGGAAGTTTTGTGTGCCAATGCCCTAATGGCTATACGGGCAACGCTTCAATGCCAAATGGATGCAGAG ACATAGACGAGTGTGAGAACCCGGAAGCACACTCCTGCTATGGAATCTGCCAAAATTTACCAGGAAGTTTCGGTTGTCTATGTCATGATGGAACCTATGGGAATCCTTTCACAAATGGTGGATGCATCACAATCAAGAAATCCTTTACAG GTTTAAGCATTGGGCTAGGAGTAGGTGGTGGTACAAGTCTTCTGCTTCTAGCACTTGGTGGTCCCATCATAATGCGTAGAATAAAACAAAGGAAGGTGAAGAAGATGAAACACAAATTTTTCAAAGAAAATCATGGCTTACTATTGCAGCAGTTAATATCACGCAACACAGACATTGGTCAACGGATGGTAATTACCTTAAGGGATCTAGAAAAGGCTACAGATAATTTTGATAGAGCTCGTATAGTTGGTGGTGGAGGACATGGAGATGTGTTTAAAGGTATTCTAGATCTGCAAGTTGTGGCAATCAAGAAATCAAAGATAGTAGTTCAAAGAGAAATCAATGATTTCATAAATGAAGTTGCAGTTCTTTCTCAAGTGAATCATAGAAATGTGGTGAAGCTCTTGGGATGTTGCCTTGAGTCAAAAGTCCCTTTGCTAGTTTATGAGTTCATTTCAAATGGAACCCTTTATAACCATCTTCATGTTGAAGGACCAAGATCGCTATCATGGGAAGACCGGATGAGGATTGCAACAGAAGTCGCCAAAGCGCTATCCTATCTACATTCATCTGCTTCAATGCCAATATTTCACAGAGATGTCAAATCCTCCAACATACTTCTTGATGATGCTTTAACTGCAAAGGTATCGGACTTTGGAGCTTCTAGATATATCCCGATTGATCAGACAGGAGTGGTTACAGCAGTTCAAGAAACATTTGGCTACTTAGATCCGATGTACTACTACACAGGCCGACTAACAGACAAAAGTGATGTTTTCAGTTTTGGTGTTGTTCTTGTAGAACTACTTACTCGAAAGAAACCAAATAACTATGAGTCTATTGATGGTGGTAGTCTTGTTTCACATTTTGTCTCACTTCTAGCAGAAGGAAAAGTAGATGACATCATAGATCCTCAAGTCTTGGAGGAGGAGAAGGATAGAGAAGTCCAAGAAGTGGCCACACTAGCATCAATATGTACAAAATTGAAGGGAGAAGACAGGCCTACAATGAGGGAAGTGGAGATGACACTCCAAAATTTTCTTGTTAAAAGGAGGCAGGTTGCAAATACCCAAAGTAGTCATGATGCGGATAATACTATGGCTCACTACATGTCAACTGAACGAGCTAATAACGAAGCAAGTAGGCAATACACCATGGAAGAGGACATGTTGTTGTCAGCGAGCTTTCCACGATGA